In Burkholderia savannae, one genomic interval encodes:
- a CDS encoding toprim domain-containing protein: MAEAWLRAAQRLKLGQKGRAFHGCSGSSSGPTLLISNDREKWSGWCFRCHETVIEWKPVESFAERVKRMREEQAADEEAATTASPPQPANFDIDTWPIEARLWLLKASVGRSEVGKLGAYHHARTNRVVLPVVDAGRIVYWQARSVDGREPKYIGAAIDKRHIVAAYGQGDPVLVEDILSAFRVGESGDAQGMAILGTALNDKVLARLIQQQRPVTVWLDPDSAGREAARGIVKRLSLVGLNHRQIVTLRDPKLLSKGEIQSLLTAAF, translated from the coding sequence ATGGCGGAAGCGTGGCTGCGTGCCGCGCAACGCCTCAAGCTCGGGCAGAAAGGCCGAGCATTCCACGGCTGTTCCGGGTCCAGCTCCGGACCCACGCTGCTCATCAGCAACGACCGTGAGAAGTGGTCAGGCTGGTGCTTCCGCTGTCACGAGACGGTGATTGAGTGGAAGCCAGTGGAGAGCTTCGCTGAGCGGGTCAAGCGCATGCGAGAGGAGCAGGCGGCTGATGAGGAAGCGGCAACGACCGCATCCCCGCCTCAGCCTGCGAACTTCGACATCGATACCTGGCCTATCGAGGCTCGCCTCTGGCTCCTCAAAGCGTCCGTAGGGCGCTCGGAAGTCGGCAAGCTAGGTGCGTACCACCATGCCCGTACGAACCGCGTGGTGCTGCCTGTAGTTGACGCTGGGCGCATCGTGTACTGGCAGGCTCGCTCGGTTGACGGGCGGGAGCCGAAGTACATCGGTGCGGCCATCGACAAGCGGCACATCGTTGCGGCGTACGGGCAGGGCGATCCAGTGCTGGTCGAGGACATCCTCTCTGCGTTTCGTGTCGGCGAATCCGGCGACGCGCAGGGCATGGCGATCCTCGGCACGGCGCTGAACGACAAGGTACTTGCCCGACTCATCCAGCAGCAGCGTCCGGTCACGGTATGGCTGGACCCGGATAGCGCGGGCCGCGAGGCAGCGCGCGGCATCGTCAAGAGACTGTCCCTTGTCGGACTGAATCATCGTCAGATCGTAACCCTCCGTGATCCAAAGCTACTAAGCAAAGGAGAGATTCAATCGCTATTGACAGCAGCCTTTTGA
- a CDS encoding DnaB-like helicase C-terminal domain-containing protein, with protein MINFVPLDSLELATRTILKDYGKFFRANPETQGIDPSAFLSYFALLHPKLQPENMTVFRAAILDSVNPPPPGTEDGIRERLVSLATATKLQTALEGFNDGEVDLTAALRSLAEQHETWIAREKKFPKVKARIEDMLEETANDTGLHWRLNCLNESMTPAQAGDFIVVAARVDSGKSTFFASELTYMAPQVDVVWPGRDRPIIVLNNEGPGKRLRHRLFNAALGVDNAELVEKSRAGTVYQGYLKAIGGTDRIIVFDVHDYTMSRLEEIIKELDPAVVVYDMLDNVQADIGTATNGGTRTDQLLEWLYQRARVLAVKYEHVAIATSQLNGEADGEVFPKLSMLANSKTGKAGAADAVIMLGRSNNVDLQNTRFISIPKNKKRRDGAPQDPRREVSFKGSIARFED; from the coding sequence TTGATTAACTTCGTGCCGCTGGACTCTCTGGAGCTGGCGACACGAACGATTCTCAAAGATTACGGGAAGTTCTTCCGTGCCAATCCTGAGACGCAGGGCATCGACCCGTCAGCGTTCCTGTCCTACTTCGCATTACTCCATCCGAAACTACAACCCGAGAACATGACGGTCTTCCGTGCCGCCATTCTCGATTCAGTGAACCCGCCGCCGCCCGGAACTGAGGACGGTATCCGCGAGCGCTTGGTATCGCTCGCCACGGCAACGAAGCTACAGACCGCGCTCGAAGGATTCAACGACGGCGAGGTGGACCTTACCGCCGCGCTGCGGTCCCTCGCTGAGCAGCATGAGACGTGGATCGCAAGGGAGAAGAAGTTCCCGAAGGTTAAGGCCCGCATCGAGGACATGCTTGAGGAGACGGCGAACGACACCGGCCTTCACTGGCGGTTGAACTGTCTGAACGAAAGCATGACGCCCGCGCAAGCTGGCGACTTCATCGTCGTTGCGGCCCGCGTGGACAGCGGGAAGTCCACGTTCTTTGCGAGCGAGCTTACGTACATGGCCCCGCAGGTTGACGTGGTGTGGCCCGGACGTGACCGCCCGATCATCGTGTTGAACAACGAGGGACCGGGCAAGAGGCTGCGTCATCGCCTGTTCAACGCAGCGCTGGGCGTAGACAACGCGGAACTTGTGGAGAAGTCCCGCGCGGGAACCGTCTATCAAGGATACCTGAAGGCCATTGGCGGCACCGACCGCATCATCGTGTTCGACGTACACGACTACACCATGTCGCGCCTTGAGGAAATCATCAAGGAGCTTGATCCGGCAGTAGTCGTGTACGACATGTTGGACAACGTGCAGGCGGACATCGGCACGGCAACAAACGGCGGGACGCGTACCGACCAGCTTCTCGAATGGCTGTATCAGCGGGCGCGTGTGCTCGCCGTGAAGTACGAACACGTAGCTATCGCAACGTCGCAGCTCAACGGCGAGGCGGACGGCGAGGTGTTCCCGAAGCTCTCCATGCTGGCGAACAGCAAGACAGGTAAGGCGGGTGCGGCGGATGCCGTCATCATGCTCGGCCGCAGCAACAACGTGGACTTGCAGAACACCCGATTCATAAGCATACCGAAGAACAAGAAGCGCCGCGACGGAGCACCTCAAGACCCGCGCCGCGAAGTCTCGTTCAAGGGATCGATAGCGAGGTTCGAGGACTGA